A genomic stretch from Sulfurimonas sediminis includes:
- a CDS encoding YggT family protein: MSALVEIIQGIGGIFIGLINVYIWVIIIAALLSFVNPDPYNPVVQFLHRVTSPAYAFVRRFMRTDLNGLDFAPLIIIIALQVLIVILQSILY; this comes from the coding sequence ATGAGTGCATTAGTTGAAATTATACAGGGGATTGGCGGGATTTTTATAGGGCTTATAAATGTCTATATCTGGGTGATTATTATTGCGGCACTGCTGAGTTTTGTGAATCCTGATCCATACAACCCTGTTGTGCAGTTTCTTCACAGAGTTACAAGCCCGGCATATGCGTTTGTAAGAAGATTTATGCGAACAGATTTGAATGGTCTGGATTTTGCGCCGCTTATCATCATTATAGCACTGCAGGTTCTTATTGTTATTTTACAGTCCATACTTTATTAA
- a CDS encoding class 1 fructose-bisphosphatase: protein MRDIFDAIQKSAKRIKEAIDTKDIGYSQLENSSGETQLELDIKCDMIIEEEFSKVSSIHTVASEEKEHEEVLHENGKYFIAYDPLDGSSLIDVNLSVGSIFGIYEGEFGTQKMVAACYVVYGPRVEMVFAQNKTKLYLLQAGDFEFVKEIRLNEKGKLMAPGGTQQNWEKYHKAMIDGFFAEGYRLRYSGGMVPDLHQILLKGGGLFSYPATSDKPEGKLRRLFEVFPFAFVFKTSGGEAIDGKDEILTLGHAHIHDTSPCFFGSKYEIDRVKEVYARNA from the coding sequence ATGAGAGATATATTTGATGCAATTCAAAAAAGTGCCAAAAGAATTAAAGAAGCAATCGACACAAAAGACATAGGGTACTCGCAGCTGGAAAACAGTTCCGGAGAAACACAGCTTGAACTTGACATAAAATGTGACATGATTATTGAAGAAGAATTTTCAAAAGTTTCTTCTATACATACGGTTGCCAGTGAAGAAAAAGAGCATGAAGAGGTTTTACATGAAAACGGCAAATATTTTATTGCCTATGACCCGCTTGACGGTTCATCATTAATAGATGTAAATTTGAGCGTAGGATCGATTTTTGGCATTTATGAGGGTGAATTTGGAACACAAAAGATGGTTGCGGCATGCTATGTTGTCTATGGTCCGCGTGTTGAAATGGTTTTTGCGCAAAACAAAACAAAACTCTACCTTTTACAAGCCGGAGATTTTGAATTTGTCAAAGAGATCAGACTCAATGAAAAAGGCAAATTGATGGCTCCGGGAGGAACGCAGCAAAACTGGGAGAAATACCATAAAGCCATGATAGACGGTTTTTTTGCAGAGGGATACCGTCTGCGATACTCCGGCGGTATGGTACCTGACCTGCATCAGATTCTACTCAAAGGCGGCGGACTTTTCAGCTATCCTGCGACAAGTGACAAGCCAGAAGGAAAACTTCGCCGTTTGTTTGAAGTGTTTCCTTTTGCTTTTGTGTTTAAAACTTCAGGAGGAGAGGCCATTGACGGAAAAGATGAAATTTTAACTCTTGGTCATGCGCATATTCATGATACTTCACCATGTTTCTTTGGTTCAAAATATGAAATAGACCGAGTGAAAGAAGTATATGCAAGAAACGCATAA
- the gltX gene encoding glutamate--tRNA ligase, translating into MLRFASSPIGDMHINDLRIALLNYIASKQKNEDFIVRIEDLDKEKVIQNKDQEILDILGLFGIEYSHVVHQSQNLRFHSAMALQLLHEKKAFSCFCSDEWLQKKRSEAEQAKKEYHYDDACRNLPAELVIDNTAPFTVRIVRPDAPVIVKDRLKGAISFEPDTVDSFVIMNHDKTPTYDFACAVDDMLSDVSMIICDEKYLKNTPKQVHVRNQLQYNKEIEYAHLHGIENGVSVKQLLEEGYLPEAISNYLISIGTNPPKEIFTLKEATKWFDLDKLADNPVRFDQDRLTQINKEHLKNLDATELSRYVGFADSEIGELTRIYLEEAGTTKELKEKIAPIFAKREAVYGFEKELELMTKAIKNAPYFEEYNDFKNYIMDTTGLKGENFLKPLRILLTNSEYGPDIEKIYKYLKNYLKEIIK; encoded by the coding sequence ATGCTAAGATTTGCATCCAGCCCTATTGGAGATATGCATATAAATGATTTGAGAATTGCACTCTTAAACTACATTGCATCAAAACAAAAAAATGAAGACTTTATCGTAAGAATAGAAGATTTAGATAAAGAAAAAGTTATACAAAATAAAGACCAAGAAATCTTGGATATTTTAGGACTTTTTGGGATTGAATATTCTCATGTAGTACACCAAAGCCAAAACCTTCGTTTTCATTCGGCTATGGCTTTGCAACTTTTGCATGAGAAAAAAGCTTTTTCCTGCTTTTGTTCTGATGAATGGTTACAAAAAAAGCGCAGTGAGGCAGAACAAGCGAAAAAAGAGTACCATTATGATGATGCATGCAGAAATCTTCCTGCTGAACTGGTCATTGATAACACAGCTCCTTTTACCGTAAGAATAGTACGTCCTGATGCACCGGTCATTGTAAAAGACCGGCTTAAAGGTGCAATCAGTTTTGAGCCTGATACTGTTGACAGTTTTGTGATTATGAATCACGATAAAACACCTACCTATGATTTTGCCTGTGCGGTGGATGATATGCTGAGTGATGTTTCAATGATTATTTGTGATGAAAAATATCTCAAAAATACACCAAAACAGGTACATGTAAGAAATCAGCTCCAATATAACAAAGAGATAGAGTATGCCCACTTACACGGTATAGAAAACGGTGTCAGTGTAAAACAGCTGTTAGAGGAAGGATATTTACCCGAAGCTATTTCAAATTATTTAATATCAATCGGCACTAATCCTCCAAAAGAGATTTTTACACTCAAAGAAGCAACAAAATGGTTCGACCTGGACAAACTTGCAGATAATCCTGTCCGTTTTGATCAAGATAGGCTAACACAAATCAACAAAGAGCATTTAAAAAATCTGGATGCAACAGAGTTATCTCGTTATGTAGGATTTGCTGACTCGGAAATAGGAGAACTTACACGCATTTATCTTGAAGAGGCGGGAACGACAAAAGAGTTGAAAGAAAAAATTGCTCCTATCTTTGCAAAAAGAGAAGCAGTGTATGGATTTGAAAAAGAGCTAGAGTTAATGACAAAAGCGATTAAAAACGCACCCTACTTTGAAGAGTATAATGATTTTAAAAACTATATTATGGATACAACAGGGCTCAAAGGTGAAAACTTTTTAAAACCGTTGCGTATACTTCTTACAAATTCTGAGTATGGACCAGATATTGAAAAAATATATAAATATCTGAAAAACTATCTGAAGGAGATTATCAAATGA
- a CDS encoding glutamine--tRNA ligase/YqeY domain fusion protein, protein MKNKKKDFLRTIVENDLKSGKYKEIVTRFPPEPNGFPHIGHAKSISINFGIARDYNGHCNLRMDDTNPTKEDTKYVEALEDAVRWLGFDWGENLYFTSDYFSQIYDYAVQLIKMGKAYVDSLSEDKIREYRGTVTQPGKRSKYANRSVEENLDLFERMKKGEFKDGEHVLRAKIDMGAANMKMRDPLLYRIRHAHHFRAGDAWSIYPMYDFAHCLSDYIEGVTHSICTLEFENNRDIYDWVLDTLALKPPRPYQYEFARLNINYTVMSKRKLLELVEGGYVNGWDDPRLPTIAGYRRRGYTPESILNFCEQIGIAKANSVVDVAQLEFSIRDDLNTKVPRVMCVMDPLKVTIVNYEGSEEIEAPYYPHDVPKEGSRKIPFSKELYIERADFEENPPKGYFRLTPKQPVRLRHGYIITCKEIIKDANGNIVEIKAQYYPDSKSGTKDTSGIKVKSAIQWVSAAEAKKVEIRLYDRLFKTEAPEGIEDLNPNSLQIIKNALIEPAVILEKPDERFQFERQGYFYTDPVDYSDAHPVFNKIVGLKDSWAKKEKPKQQTTQPKVKQVQIDGEITPMTEKQKKVFEKYTDTLKLNNEVANTLARDAFLCDFFEEALSTCNAPVTLSNIVVNEVARVLKNTDAEALKFSPVHIAQLAKMIEEDIISSKIAKQVFEDMSKSGENPTQIVEAKGLVQISDPAQILPVIDEVIANNPDNVAKYKAGNNKLFGFFVGQVLKKTGGKANPKIVNELVKQKLI, encoded by the coding sequence ATGAAGAACAAGAAAAAAGATTTTTTACGAACGATAGTTGAAAATGATTTAAAATCAGGCAAATACAAAGAGATAGTAACAAGATTTCCACCTGAACCCAACGGTTTTCCGCATATCGGACATGCCAAGTCCATATCTATAAATTTTGGTATTGCCCGTGATTATAACGGTCACTGCAACCTGCGAATGGATGACACCAATCCGACAAAAGAAGATACAAAGTATGTAGAAGCTCTTGAAGATGCCGTAAGATGGCTTGGATTTGACTGGGGTGAAAATCTGTACTTTACCTCTGATTATTTTTCCCAGATTTATGATTATGCGGTGCAGCTTATTAAAATGGGCAAAGCCTACGTTGACAGTCTGAGCGAAGATAAAATTCGTGAATATAGAGGTACTGTTACACAACCTGGAAAGCGCAGTAAATATGCAAACAGAAGTGTTGAGGAAAATCTCGATCTTTTTGAGAGAATGAAAAAGGGCGAATTTAAAGACGGTGAACATGTTTTACGGGCAAAGATAGATATGGGTGCAGCCAATATGAAAATGAGAGACCCGCTGTTATACCGCATAAGACATGCACATCACTTTAGAGCAGGGGATGCGTGGTCAATCTATCCTATGTATGATTTTGCACACTGTCTGTCTGATTATATAGAAGGTGTCACGCATTCGATTTGTACCTTGGAATTTGAAAACAATCGTGATATTTACGACTGGGTTTTAGATACACTTGCGCTCAAACCGCCCCGTCCCTATCAGTATGAATTTGCCAGACTCAACATCAACTATACAGTGATGAGTAAAAGAAAACTTTTGGAACTGGTAGAAGGTGGCTATGTAAACGGCTGGGATGATCCGCGCCTGCCTACGATTGCAGGGTACAGAAGGAGAGGGTACACACCGGAGTCCATTTTAAACTTTTGTGAGCAAATCGGTATAGCAAAAGCAAACTCTGTGGTTGATGTTGCACAGCTTGAATTTTCTATACGCGATGACTTAAATACAAAAGTTCCTCGTGTTATGTGTGTAATGGATCCTTTAAAGGTCACAATTGTAAATTATGAAGGTTCTGAGGAGATTGAGGCACCATACTACCCACATGATGTTCCAAAAGAGGGTTCAAGAAAGATTCCTTTTTCAAAAGAACTTTATATCGAACGGGCAGACTTTGAAGAGAATCCGCCTAAAGGCTATTTCCGTCTTACCCCCAAACAGCCTGTAAGACTCAGACATGGCTATATCATTACATGTAAAGAGATTATCAAAGATGCCAATGGAAATATTGTCGAAATAAAAGCACAATATTATCCTGATTCCAAAAGCGGTACGAAAGATACAAGCGGCATCAAAGTAAAAAGTGCCATTCAGTGGGTGAGTGCGGCAGAGGCAAAAAAAGTCGAGATCCGTCTGTACGACAGACTGTTTAAAACTGAAGCGCCGGAGGGAATTGAGGACTTAAATCCAAACTCTTTACAAATCATTAAAAATGCGCTGATTGAACCTGCTGTGATACTTGAAAAACCGGATGAGCGGTTTCAGTTTGAGAGACAAGGCTATTTTTATACTGATCCGGTTGATTACAGCGATGCGCACCCTGTATTTAACAAAATTGTCGGACTGAAAGACTCCTGGGCGAAAAAAGAAAAACCAAAACAGCAGACGACACAGCCGAAAGTCAAACAGGTACAGATAGACGGTGAAATAACACCTATGACAGAAAAGCAAAAAAAAGTATTTGAAAAATATACAGATACGCTGAAACTCAACAATGAGGTGGCAAATACACTGGCCCGTGATGCCTTTCTCTGTGACTTTTTTGAAGAGGCACTCTCTACATGTAACGCTCCTGTCACGCTTTCAAACATTGTAGTCAATGAAGTAGCCAGAGTGCTTAAAAATACAGATGCAGAGGCGCTGAAATTCAGCCCAGTGCATATAGCACAACTGGCAAAAATGATTGAAGAAGATATCATCTCAAGCAAGATTGCCAAACAGGTGTTTGAGGATATGTCAAAGAGTGGAGAAAACCCGACGCAGATAGTTGA
- the mobB gene encoding molybdopterin-guanine dinucleotide biosynthesis protein B, whose translation MKKRLAVAFTGPSNSGKTTLILKVARKLIHEHHLEVAIIKHDPKDKARFDVVGKDSYKFSDTGAEVIVTSPNRTTYFSHRHADLDEMIRMFRDFDILLVEGLKNLPLPRISIFRNSIDKDYFPYMNALAIDESIDIKKYTLPKDVDVLDLNDTDEVITWIQKNAKKV comes from the coding sequence TTGAAAAAAAGATTAGCAGTTGCATTTACGGGACCGTCCAACAGCGGTAAAACAACATTGATACTCAAAGTTGCCAGAAAACTCATACATGAACATCATTTGGAGGTAGCTATCATAAAGCATGATCCAAAAGACAAGGCAAGATTTGATGTTGTCGGCAAAGACAGTTACAAGTTCAGTGATACGGGAGCAGAAGTCATTGTGACTTCTCCAAACAGAACAACCTACTTTTCACACCGTCATGCCGATTTGGATGAAATGATACGCATGTTTCGTGATTTTGATATTTTACTCGTTGAGGGGCTGAAAAATCTGCCCCTGCCGAGAATAAGTATATTTAGAAACTCTATAGATAAAGATTACTTTCCCTACATGAATGCGCTTGCCATTGATGAAAGTATAGATATTAAAAAATACACTTTGCCAAAAGATGTCGATGTTTTAGATTTAAACGACACAGATGAAGTGATAACATGGATACAAAAAAATGCAAAAAAAGTTTAA